The genome window TGGTAAGTACTCTTCACTTCTTGGTAGGTTCatctttgtttttgctttctaTCCCCCTCAATTAGCTTGTCCGATTTCCTGTAGAAGCTCTTATTCATTAAGGGGAAGGAACCTGCTTCTTGATTTGTTGGCCTTATCCACGGGTTTCCCTTTTTATCTAATATGACGGGCATTGGTTATTGACGCTATTTGTTctgtaatataaaaatttggTAATACTAGTGTTGTCATAGCTGGATtctaagggaaattttattcttcttatGTGGCACTGTTTTCTGGCTGCATCAGATTTGTCAATAAAGAAGTGTGTCCCGTGCAACTCAAAGGATCTGCAACCCATGACTGAACAAGCAGCAAGTGATTTAATCACAAAGGTTTCTGACTAAATGAATatacacacaaacaaacacatGTACACTTCTCTTTTAAAGCTAATATATTTGGTTTAGGTGGATGGATGGAATTTGGTGAGTGAAGGTGATGCATTGAGACTGAAAAAGTCATGGAAAGTTAAGACCTTCACAAAAGGACTGGAAATGTTTAAGCTCATAGCTGATGTTGCAGAAGCAGAAGGTATTTGAAGcctgttttgttttctgatgCATAGCAGTCTGCATGTATGaatatttcatttgaatttgagtAAGGTGGAATGTCTCTAATGTAGATGAGCAACAATAATGTTTATGTTGCAGGTCATCATCCAGACCTTCATCTTGTTGGATGGAACAATGTAACAGTAGAGATATGGACGCATGCAGTCGGTAAGGACTTGCCATCACCAAGAACCAATTTGTTTGTGTAGTTTACTGCACGTTGAGGATGAGTTTTTGACATGAAATGCATTGTGCAGGCGGATTGACTGAGAACGACTTCATTCTTGCT of Prunus dulcis chromosome 4, ALMONDv2, whole genome shotgun sequence contains these proteins:
- the LOC117624597 gene encoding pterin-4-alpha-carbinolamine dehydratase 2, mitochondrial, with translation MSRLLQKAPLTSVFQILVGAHGRSNSRVFGILQNNMGVSSCRKSICGFRALCTAKDLSIKKCVPCNSKDLQPMTEQAASDLITKVDGWNLVSEGDALRLKKSWKVKTFTKGLEMFKLIADVAEAEGHHPDLHLVGWNNVTVEIWTHAVGGLTENDFILAAKINALNMQHLLRRKATN